A genomic region of Pseudorca crassidens isolate mPseCra1 chromosome 10, mPseCra1.hap1, whole genome shotgun sequence contains the following coding sequences:
- the LOC137231841 gene encoding complement C4-A-like, producing MRLLWGLIWASGFFALSLQKPRLLLFSPSVVHLGVPLSVGVQLQDAPSGQVVSGSVFLRNPSTTRHELCSPKVDFSLSSDKDFILLSLPTSLKGAEDCRLHLLHRAPEVQLVAQSPWLTNRQTDRQGVNLLFSSRRGHLFLQTDQPVYNPGQRVRYRIFALDQKMRPSTDTLTVTVENSRGLRVRKKEVYVPSSIFQDDFVIPDISEPGTWKISARFSDSLDSNSSTQFEVKKYVLPNFEVKIIPEKPYILATPGFLSEIQVVIQARYIYGKPVHGVAYVRFGLLGEDGKKTFLRGLENQTKLVDGQCRISLPKAEFQGVLEKLNININDLPGLHLYVAAAIIESPGGELEEAELTSWRFVSSPFSLDLSKTKRHLVPGAPFLLQALVRDMSGSPASGIPVKVSAKLSSGSTSKNQDFQQNTDESGQVVVPIIVPQTTSEVQLSVSAGSPYSAISKLTVKAPLSRRSGFLSIERLDSRPPKVRDTLNLNLRAVGISGSFSHFYYMIVSRGQIVSVHREPRRDLTSVSVFVDHHLAPSFHVVAFYYHGGVPVANSLRVDVQAGGCEGKLELNVDGSKEYRPGDTVKLNLRTDSPALVALGAVDMALYAVGGKSHKPLDMVKVFEAMNSYDLGCGPGGGDSALQTFEAAGLAFSDGDQLTPVRKSLRCPKETKVRKKRNVNFQKEIHEKLGQYASPIAKRCCQDGLTRLPMARTCEQRVARVQQPACRGPFLSCCQFAEGLRKKARARGQVGLARAKELLQEEDLIDEDDIPVRSFFPENWLWKVEAVDHSSQLRQLLPDSLTTWEIHGVSLSKSTGLCVATPAQLRVFREFHMHLRLPVSVRRFEQLELRPVLYNYLDTDITVSVHVSPVEGLCLAGGGGLAQQVLVPAGSARPIGFSVVPIAAAAVSLKVVARGSLDFPVGDAVSKVLQIEKEGAIQREEIVYELNPLDPRGRTLEIPGISDPNIIPEGDFRSSVRVTASDPLDTLGSEGALSPGGMAALLRLPQGCGEQTMVLLAPTLAASRYLDKTEQWSMLPPEMKDHAVDLIQKGYTRIQEFRKPDGSYGAWLKRDSSTWLTAFVLKILSLAQEQVGGSPEKLQETAKWLLLQQLADGSFHDPHPVIHRGMQGGLVGNDETVALTAFVVIALHHGLAVFPDKNSEQLKRVEDSISRANTFLGAKVGSGLLGSHAAAITAYALSLTEAPEDLRDVAHNNLMAMAQETGDNLYWGSVPSSQSNVLSPTVAPHSPADPVPQAPALWIETTAYGLLHLLLWEGKGELADQAASWLTRQGSFQGGFRSTQDTVMALDALSAYWIASHTTEEKGLNVTLSSVGRSGLTSHVLQLTNHEVQGLEEELQFSLGSKINVKVGGNSKGTLKVLHTYNVMDVKNTTCQDLQIEVTVVGHVQYTMEANEDYEDYEYEDLPARDDPGAHSQLVTPLQLFDGRRSRRRREAPKVAEEQESRVQYTVCIWRNGKVGLSGMAIADITLLSGFHALRADLEKLTSLSDRYMSHFETEGPHVLLYFDSVPMSQECVGFGAVQDVAVGLVQPASAVLYDYYNPEHKCSVFYGAPTKSKLLSTLCSGDVCQCAEGKCPRQRRALEKGRQDMDGYRMKFACYFPRVDYGFQVKVLREDSRAAFRLFETSITQVLHFTKDTKATAAQTRNFLVRASCRLHLEPGKEYLIMGLDGTTHDLKGDPQYLLDSNSWIEEMPSERLCQSTRQRAACAQLRSFVQEYGMQGCQV from the exons ATGAGGCTCCTCTGGGGGCTGATCTGGGCATCTGGCTTCTTCGCCTTGTCTCTGCAGAAGCCCAG GTTGCTCCTGTTTTCTCCTTCTGTGGTTCACCTAGGGGTCCCCCTGTCAGTCGGTGTGCAGCTCCAGGATGCTCCTTCAGGACAGGTAGTGAGTGGATCAGTGTTCCTGAGAAACCCATCCACAACACGTCATGAGCTCTGCTCCCCAAAGGTGGATTTCAGCCTCAGCTCAGACAAAGACTTCATCCTCCTCAGCCTCCCG ACCTCCCTGAAAGGCGCGGAGGACTGTCGCCTCCATCTCCTCCACAGAGCCCCCGAGGTCCAGCTGGTGGCCCAGTCGCCATGGCtaacaaacagacagacagacaggcagggtGTCAACCTGTTATTCTCCTCTCGCCGGGGACACCTCTTTCTGCAGACTGACCAGCCCGTTTATAACCCTGGCCAGCGGG TTCGATACCGAATCTTTGCTCTGGATCAGAAGATGCGCCCGTCCACTGATACCCTCACGGTCACGGTGGAG AACTCTCGTGGCTTGCGTGTGCGGAAGAAGGAGGTGTATGTTCCCTCCTCCATCTTCCAGGATGACTTTGTGATCCCAGACATCTCAGA GCCAGGGACTTGGAAGATCTCAGCCCGATTCTCAGATAGCCTGGATTCCAACAGCAGCACCCAGTTTGAGGTGAAGAAATATG TCCTTCCCAACTTTGAGGTGAAGATCATTCCGGAAAAGCCCTACATCCTGGCAACGCCTGGCTTTCTTAGTGAAATCCAAGTAGTCATCCAGGCCAG GTACATCTACGGGAAGCCAGTGCACGGGGTGGCATATGTGCGCTTTGGGCTCCTGGGTGAGGACGGTAAAAAGACTTTCCTTCGGGGGCTGGAGAATCAGACCAAG CTGGTAGATGGCCAGTGCCGAATTTCTCTCCCAAAGGCTGAGTTTCAGGGTGTGCTGGAGAAacttaatattaatattaacgACCTCCCAGGGCTGCACCTCTATGTTGCAGCAGCGATCATTGAGTCTCCAG GAGGGGAGTTGGAGGAGGCAGAGCTCACATCCTGGCGTTTCGTGTCATCTCCCTTCTCCTTGGATCTAAGCAAAACCAAGCGACACCTTGTGCCTGGGGCCCCCTTCCTGCTGCAG GCCCTGGTCCGTGACATGTCAGGCTCACCAGCCTCTGGCATTCCTGTCAAAGTTTCTGCCAAGTTGTCTTCTGGATCTACTTCTAAAAACCAGGACTTTCAACAGAACACAGACGAGAGCGGCCAAGTCGTTGTTCCCATTATTGTCCCTCAGACCACCTCAGAAGTGCAGCTCTCG GTGTCTGCAGGCTCCCCCTATTCTGCCATAAGCAAGCTCACCGTGAAAGCCCCCCTGTCCAGAAGATCCGGGTTTCTGTCCATTGAGAGGCTGGATTCTCGACCCCCTAAAGTCAGGGACACTCTTAACCTAAACCTGCGAGCCGTGGGCATCAGTGGGAGCTTCTCTCACTTCTACTACATG ATCGTATCCCGGGGCCAGATAGTGTCTGTACATCGAGAGCCCAGGAGGGACCTGACCTCTGTCTCCGTGTTTGTGGACCATCACCTGGCACCCTCCTTCCACGTTGTGGCCTTCTACTATCATGGGGGCGTCCCGGTGGCCAACTCCCTGCGAGTGGACGTCCAGGCTGGGGGCTGTGAGGGCAAG CTGGAGCTGAACGTGGATGGTAGCAAGGAGTATCGTCCTGGGGACACTGTAAAACTCAACCTGCGAACAGATTCTCCAGCCCTGGTGGCCCTGGGAGCCGTGGACATGGCTCTGTATGCTGTGGGCGGCAAGTCCCACAAACCCCTTGACATGGTCAAG GTCTTCGAAGCTATGAACAGCTATGACCTTGGCTGTggtcctgggggtggggacagtgcCCTTCAGACATTCGAGGCAGCTGGTCTGGCCTTTTCTGATGGAGACCAACTGACCCCAGTCAGAAAGA GTCTAAGATGTCCCAAGGAGACAAAGGTCCGGAAAAAGAGAAATGTGAACTTCCAAAAGGAGATTCATGAGAAGC tgggccagtacgCTTCCCCCATAGCCAAGCGCTGCTGCCAGGACGGGCTGACGCGACTGCCCATGGCACGCACCTGTGAGCAGCGGGTGGCCCGTGTGCAGCAGCCGGCCTGCCGGGGGCCCTTCCTGTCCTGCTGCCAGTTTGCTGAGGGTCTGCGCAAGAAGGCCCGGGCGAGGGGCCAGGTGGGCCTTGCTCGAG CCAAGGAGCTCCTGCAGGAGGAGGACCTGATCGATGAGGATGACATCCCTGTGCGCAGCTTCTTCCCTGAGAACTGGCTTTGGAAAGTGGAAGCAGTGGACCACTCCTCCCA ATTGAGACAGCTGCTCCCGGACTCTCTGACCACGTGGGAAATCCATGGCGTGAGCCTGTCCAAAAGCACAG GCTTGTGTGTGGCCACCCCGGCCCAGCTCCGAGTGTTCCGTGAATTCCACATGCACCTCCGCCTGCCCGTCTCCGTCCGCCGCTTTGAGCAGCTCGAGCTGCGGCCTGTCCTCTACAACTACCTGGATACAGATATTACC GTGAGCGTCCACGTGTCCCCAGTGGAGGGGCTGTGCCTGGCTGGGGGCGGAGGGCTTGCCCAGCAGGTGCTGGTCCCTGCGGGCTCTGCCCGGCCCATTGGCTTCTCTGTGGTGCCCATAGCGGCCGCTGCTGTGTCCCTGAAAGTGGTGGCTCGAGGATCCTTGGATTTCCCTGTGGGGGACGCAGTATCTAAGGTCCTACAAATTGAG AAGGAAGGGGCCATTCAGAGGGAGGAGATTGTCTATGAACTCAACCCCCTGG ACCCCCGAGGCCGGACCTTGGAAATTCCTGGCATCTCTGATCCCAATATTATCCCTGAAGGAGATTTCAGGAGCTCTGTTAGAGTCACAG CCTCAGATCCATTGGACACTTTGGGCTCTGAGGGGGCCTTGTCACCGGGAGGCATGGCCGCCCTCCTGAGGCTTCCGCAGGGCTGCGGGGAACAAACCATGGTCCTCTTGGCTCCAACACTGGCTGCTTCCCGCTACCTGGACAAGACAGAGCAGTGGAGCATGCTGCCCCCCGAGATGAAGGACCACGCCGTGGATCTGATCCAGAAAG GCTACACGCGGATCCAGGAGTTTCGAAAACCAGATGGTTCCTATGGGGCCTGGTTGAAGCGGGACAGCAGCACCTG GCTCACGGCCTTTGTGCTGAAGATCCTGAGTTTGGCCCAGGAACAGGTGGGCGGCTCACCTGAAAAGCTGCAGGAGACGGCCAAGTGGCTGCTATTGCAGCAGCTGGCTGATGGGTCGTTCCACGACCCCCATCCAGTTATTCACAGGGGCATGCAG GGGGGCTTAGTGGGAAATGATGAGACTGTGGCGCTCACAGCTTTTGTGGTCATCGCCCTTCATCATGGGCTGGCTGTCTTCCCGGACAAGAATTCAGAGCAGTTGAAGAGAGTG GAAGACTCCATCTCAAGGGCAAACACCTTCTTGGGGGCAAAAGTAGGTTCTGGGCTCCTGGGGTCCCACGCAGCCGCCATCACGGCCTACGCCCTGTCGCTGACTGAGGCCCCTGAGGACCTGCGGGATGTTGCCCACAACAACCTCATGGCCATGGCCCAGGAGACTGGCG ATAACCTGTACTGGGGCTCAGTCCCCAGTTCTCAGAGCAATGTCCTGTCACCCACCGTGGCTCCTCACAGCCCGGCAGACCCCGTGCCCCAGGCCCCGGCCCTGTGGATTGAAACCACAGCCTACGGCCTTCTACACCTGCTGCTTTGGGAGGGCAAGGGCGAGTTGGCCGACCAGGCTGCATCCtggctcacccgccagggcagcTTCCAAGGCGGATTCCGCAGCACCCAG GACACGGTGATGGCCCTGGATGCCCTGTCTGCGTACTGGATCGCGTCCCACACCACCGAGGAGAAGGGGCTCAACGTGACCCTCAGCTCCGTGGGCCGCAGTGGACTCacatcccacgtgctgcagctgaCCAACCACGAAgttcaggggctggaggaggagctgcAG TTTTCCTTGGGCAGCAAGATTAATGTGAAGGTGGGAGGAAACAGCAAAGGGACCTTGAAG GTCCTTCATACCTACAACGTCATGGACGTGAAGAACACGACCTGCCAGGATCTTCAGATTGAAGTGACGGTCGTGGGCCACGTCCAGTACACAA TGGAAGCCAACGAGGACTACGAGGACTATGAGTACGAGGACCTTCCGGCCAGGGATGACCCGGGGGCCCACTCCCAGCTCGTGACGCCCCTGCAGCTGTTTGATGGCCGGAGGAGCCGCCGCAGAAGGGAGGCCCCCAAGGTGGCTGAGGAGCAGGAATCCAGGGTGCAGTACACCGTGTGCATCTG GCGGAATGGCAAGGTGGGGCTGTCGGGCATGGCCATTGCAGACATCACCCTCCTGAGTGGATTCCACGCCCTGCGGGCGGACCTGGAGAAG TTGACCTCCCTCTCTGACCGTTACATGAGTCACTTTGAGACCGAGGGGCCCCACGTCCTGCTGTACTTCGACTCG GTCCCCATGTCCCAGGAGTGCGTGGGCTTCGGAGCTGTGCAGGACGTGGCCGTGGGGCTGGTGCAGCCAGCCAGCGCTGTCCTGTATGACTACTACAACCCTG AGCACAAATGTTCTGTGTTTTACGGGGCACCAACTAAGAGCAAACTCTTGTCCACTTTGTGCTCTGGTGACGTCTGCCAGTGTGCTGAAG GCAAGTGCCCTCGACAGCGCCGGGCCCTGGAGAAGGGGCGGCAGGATATGGATGGTTACAGGATGAAGTTCGCCTGCTACTTTCCCCGAGTGGACTACG